The following proteins are encoded in a genomic region of Roseisolibacter agri:
- a CDS encoding enoyl-CoA hydratase-related protein, translated as MAFQTLTLDVADRIAVLTVNRPDKLNALADLVIRELGQAIDELREREDVGAVILTGAGRAFIAGADISEIGQADPLDAKRRARLGQEVFRKFETSPKPTIAAVNGFALGGGCELAMACHVRLASEHAKFGQPEVKLGLIPGYGGTQRLARLVGRGRALQLLLTGEMIDATEAHRIGLANAIVPAAELLDRARAMATAMTANAPLALALCIEAVNAGYDLAFDEAQQFEANAFGLAAATEDRAEGTSAFLAKRAPQFRGR; from the coding sequence ATGGCCTTCCAGACGCTGACCCTCGACGTCGCCGACCGCATCGCCGTGCTCACGGTCAACCGGCCGGACAAGCTCAACGCGCTCGCCGACCTCGTGATCCGCGAGCTGGGCCAGGCGATCGACGAGCTGCGCGAGCGCGAGGACGTGGGCGCGGTCATCCTCACGGGCGCGGGGCGCGCGTTCATCGCGGGCGCCGACATCTCCGAGATCGGCCAGGCCGACCCGCTCGACGCCAAGCGGCGCGCGCGCCTCGGCCAGGAGGTGTTCCGGAAGTTCGAGACGTCGCCCAAGCCCACCATCGCCGCGGTCAACGGCTTCGCGCTCGGCGGCGGCTGCGAGCTGGCGATGGCCTGCCACGTCCGCCTCGCGTCGGAGCACGCGAAGTTCGGGCAGCCCGAGGTGAAGCTCGGCCTGATCCCCGGCTACGGCGGCACGCAGCGGCTGGCGCGCCTGGTGGGCCGCGGGCGCGCGCTGCAGCTGCTGCTGACCGGCGAGATGATCGACGCCACCGAGGCGCACCGCATCGGGCTCGCGAACGCCATCGTGCCCGCGGCCGAGCTGCTGGACCGCGCGCGCGCGATGGCGACGGCGATGACGGCGAACGCGCCGCTCGCGCTCGCGCTCTGCATCGAGGCGGTGAACGCGGGCTACGACCTCGCGTTCGACGAGGCGCAGCAGTTCGAGGCCAACGCGTTCGGGCTCGCGGCGGCGACCGAGGACCGCGCCGAGGGGACGTCGGCGTTCCTGGCCAAGCGCGCGCCGCAGTTCCGCGGGCGCTGA
- a CDS encoding FGGY family carbohydrate kinase, protein MTTILAIDQGTTGTTCLVVDAAGRVRGRGYRELAQSYPAPGLVEHDPLEILATVRAAAREAIAAAGAPPAAIGITNQRETVVLWERDTGRPMHPALVWQDRRTAARCAELASRAAFIGERTGLVVDPYFSATKLEWLLSRDDALRARAERGELAAGTIDTWLIWQLTGGRVHATEPTNASRTMLYDLERRAWSDELCALFGVPRGILPEVRPSLGDFGTAVPDVLGFAAPILGVAGDQQAALFGQGGWETGVAKNTYGTGAFLLRNCGGVRPAGGGGLLTTIACGPTGEPVYALEASIFIAGAAVQWLRDGLGILDSAGESEALARSVASTDGVYFVPALTGLGAPDWEPAARGTIVGLTRGTTRAHLARAALEAMAYATADVLDAMRAAAAGDGAVDGAPLRVDGGATTNEWLVQFQADVLGAVVERPAQVESTGMGAAGLAGIAAGIWPDAPAFLASRRFARFAPGEGRAAAQAGRAGWRRAVRAALAWARDDA, encoded by the coding sequence GTGACCACCATTCTCGCCATCGACCAGGGCACCACCGGCACCACCTGCCTCGTCGTCGATGCGGCGGGGCGCGTGCGCGGGCGCGGCTACCGCGAGCTGGCGCAGTCGTATCCCGCGCCGGGACTCGTGGAGCACGACCCGCTGGAGATCCTCGCCACGGTGCGCGCGGCGGCGCGCGAGGCCATCGCCGCCGCGGGCGCGCCGCCGGCCGCGATCGGCATCACGAACCAGCGCGAGACGGTCGTGCTCTGGGAGCGCGACACGGGACGTCCCATGCATCCCGCGCTCGTGTGGCAGGACCGGCGCACGGCGGCGCGCTGCGCGGAGCTCGCATCGCGCGCGGCGTTCATCGGCGAGCGCACGGGCCTCGTCGTCGATCCATACTTCAGCGCCACGAAGCTCGAATGGCTGCTCTCACGCGACGACGCGCTGCGCGCGCGGGCCGAGCGGGGCGAGCTGGCCGCGGGGACGATCGACACGTGGCTGATCTGGCAGCTCACCGGCGGCCGCGTGCACGCCACCGAGCCCACCAACGCGTCGCGCACGATGCTCTACGACCTGGAGCGCCGCGCGTGGAGCGACGAGCTGTGCGCGCTCTTCGGCGTCCCGCGGGGGATCCTCCCCGAGGTGCGGCCGTCGCTCGGCGACTTCGGAACCGCCGTACCGGACGTGCTGGGCTTCGCGGCACCGATCCTCGGCGTCGCGGGCGACCAGCAGGCCGCGCTGTTCGGGCAGGGCGGGTGGGAGACGGGCGTCGCGAAGAACACGTACGGCACCGGCGCGTTCCTCCTGCGCAACTGCGGCGGCGTGCGGCCGGCGGGCGGCGGCGGGCTGCTCACCACCATCGCCTGCGGTCCGACGGGCGAGCCGGTCTACGCGCTCGAGGCGTCGATCTTCATCGCCGGGGCGGCGGTGCAGTGGCTGCGCGACGGCCTCGGGATCCTCGACTCGGCCGGCGAGAGCGAGGCGCTCGCCCGCTCGGTGGCGTCCACCGACGGCGTCTACTTCGTGCCGGCGCTCACCGGCCTCGGCGCGCCCGACTGGGAGCCCGCGGCGCGCGGGACGATCGTCGGGCTGACGCGCGGCACCACGCGCGCGCACCTCGCCCGCGCCGCGCTCGAGGCGATGGCCTACGCCACCGCCGACGTGCTGGACGCGATGCGCGCCGCGGCCGCGGGCGACGGCGCGGTCGACGGCGCGCCGCTGCGCGTGGACGGCGGCGCGACCACCAACGAGTGGCTGGTGCAGTTCCAGGCGGACGTCCTCGGCGCCGTCGTCGAGCGGCCGGCGCAGGTCGAGTCGACCGGGATGGGCGCCGCCGGACTGGCCGGGATCGCGGCGGGCATCTGGCCGGACGCGCCGGCGTTCCTGGCGTCGCGCCGATTCGCCCGCTTCGCGCCAGGCGAGGGGCGGGCGGCCGCGCAGGCCGGGCGTGCAGGCTGGCGGCGCGCCGTGCGCGCGGCGCTCGCCTGGGCGCGCGACGACGCCTGA
- the recF gene encoding DNA replication/repair protein RecF (All proteins in this family for which functions are known are DNA-binding proteins that assist the filamentation of RecA onto DNA for the initiation of recombination or recombinational repair.), translating into MGDAAPRVEDAPSPTAPVRVPRVELRRLVVRDFRNLERVDLAVPPDGLTIVGENGHGKTNLLESVYYLELLRSVRGARDADLVRFGAVGFHVSAEVAVPAGEAGTARADRVIDREVGVGFERATKRKRVRIDGAEVPRLSDALGAVPSVIFSPGDVVLVAGSPSERRRYLDVALALTSRRYLSALQAYRGALVRRNAALRDAMRSGRGEGRASVWEPQLAEHGAVLWTERRRWVRQHAEAFAQLCAAIGERSPMRLRYATALDVPHVAGDDDSVDGAREALKRALADKRPLDLKRGLTHAGPHRDDLELAMGGRDLRLFGSAGQQRTAAIALRMLEAATLRDHVGSAPLFLLDDPFAELDARRAHRILALLGDAGLGQVLLVVPRASDVPPELTRLPRAGIQDGVLSL; encoded by the coding sequence GTGGGCGACGCCGCACCGCGCGTGGAGGACGCGCCGTCGCCCACCGCGCCCGTGCGCGTGCCGCGCGTGGAGCTGCGGCGGCTGGTGGTGCGCGACTTCCGCAACCTCGAGCGCGTCGACCTCGCGGTGCCGCCGGACGGGCTGACCATCGTCGGCGAGAACGGCCACGGCAAGACGAACCTGCTGGAGTCGGTCTACTACCTGGAGCTGCTGCGCTCCGTGCGCGGCGCGCGCGACGCGGACCTCGTGCGCTTCGGCGCGGTCGGCTTCCACGTGTCGGCGGAGGTCGCGGTGCCCGCGGGCGAGGCGGGCACCGCGCGCGCCGACCGCGTGATCGACCGCGAGGTCGGCGTCGGCTTCGAGCGCGCGACCAAGCGCAAGCGCGTGCGCATCGACGGCGCCGAGGTGCCGCGCCTGAGCGACGCGCTGGGCGCGGTCCCGAGCGTGATCTTCTCGCCGGGCGACGTCGTGCTGGTGGCGGGCAGCCCGAGCGAGCGGCGGCGCTACCTGGACGTCGCGCTCGCGCTGACGTCGCGCCGCTACCTGTCGGCGCTGCAGGCCTACCGCGGCGCGCTCGTGCGCCGCAACGCCGCGCTGCGCGACGCGATGCGCAGCGGCCGCGGCGAGGGGCGGGCGTCGGTGTGGGAGCCGCAGCTCGCGGAGCACGGCGCCGTGCTCTGGACCGAGCGGCGGCGCTGGGTGCGGCAGCACGCGGAGGCGTTCGCGCAGCTGTGCGCGGCGATCGGCGAGCGGTCGCCGATGCGGCTGCGCTACGCGACCGCGCTCGACGTGCCGCACGTCGCGGGTGACGACGACTCGGTGGACGGCGCGCGCGAGGCGCTGAAGCGCGCGCTGGCCGACAAGCGCCCGCTCGACCTCAAGCGCGGGCTCACGCACGCCGGCCCGCACCGCGACGACCTGGAGCTGGCGATGGGCGGCCGCGACCTGCGGCTGTTCGGGTCGGCCGGGCAGCAGCGGACGGCGGCCATCGCGCTCCGGATGCTGGAGGCGGCGACGCTGCGCGACCACGTGGGCAGCGCGCCGCTCTTCCTGCTGGACGACCCGTTCGCGGAGCTGGACGCCCGCCGCGCCCACCGGATCCTCGCCCTGCTGGGGGACGCCGGGCTGGGACAGGTGCTGCTGGTGGTGCCGCGGGCGAGCGACGTCCCGCCCGAGCTGACCCGGCTGCCGCGGGCCGGGATCCAGGACGGCGTCCTGTCGCTCTGA
- a CDS encoding cytochrome c-type biogenesis protein, with product MAAPHYVIGGYALSRRRFLAALGAGWATATVTAAATAIAQQEAQPQTQQSAASNVAMDQGAAKTVRRPPKPGATPVVDDAARDALEHQIKCQCGCTLDVYTCRTTDFSCQVSPAMHRDVLSLVEGGYSADEIIAAFTDTYGQQVLMAPKREGFNLAGYAMPFAALGTGAVVVAALIRKWGRRAAVVQAAHDARLASATASNGASPIGIDASADELARLEAAVRGDAR from the coding sequence ATGGCAGCGCCGCACTACGTGATCGGCGGCTACGCGCTGTCGCGCCGCCGCTTCCTCGCCGCGCTCGGCGCGGGCTGGGCGACGGCGACGGTCACCGCCGCCGCGACGGCGATCGCGCAGCAGGAGGCGCAGCCGCAGACGCAGCAGTCGGCCGCGTCGAACGTCGCGATGGACCAGGGCGCGGCGAAGACGGTGCGCCGTCCGCCCAAGCCGGGCGCGACGCCGGTCGTCGACGACGCCGCGCGCGACGCGCTGGAGCACCAGATCAAGTGCCAGTGCGGCTGCACGCTCGACGTGTACACGTGCCGCACGACGGACTTCAGCTGCCAGGTGTCGCCCGCGATGCATCGCGACGTGCTGTCGCTCGTGGAGGGCGGCTACTCGGCCGACGAGATCATCGCCGCGTTCACCGACACGTACGGGCAGCAGGTGCTGATGGCGCCCAAGCGCGAGGGCTTCAACCTCGCGGGCTACGCGATGCCCTTCGCGGCGCTTGGCACGGGCGCGGTGGTGGTCGCGGCACTGATCCGGAAGTGGGGCCGCCGCGCGGCGGTGGTGCAGGCGGCGCACGACGCGCGGCTCGCGAGCGCCACGGCCAGCAACGGCGCGTCGCCCATCGGCATCGACGCCAGCGCCGACGAGCTGGCGCGCCTTGAGGCCGCGGTGCGCGGGGACGCGCGATGA
- the mtnA gene encoding S-methyl-5-thioribose-1-phosphate isomerase, whose translation MSTVQSIGWSPACDALRILDQRELPHACVERDLRTVDEVCDAIRTLAVRGAPAIGAAGAMGLAAAMTPRADEARDAWTARLRDSAARIRAARPTAVNLPWAVDRVLAAVAAADTDGAASAATLAAALRDAADAILVEDRAMCRAIGEHGVALLRDGARVLTHCNAGALATCGIGTALAPVYVAHERGQRVAVWADETRPLLQGSRLTAWELAQAGVPVTVIADGMAAALLRTGTIDAVLVGADRIAANGDAANKIGTYALALAARAHGVPFYVLAPSSTVDVATPDGARIPIEERDPDEVRAPMGRAAAPAGVAVWNPAFDVTPAHLITGIVTESGVVHPPYDFSTLGAPRSALTPSGERAERRAPSAERHGAQS comes from the coding sequence GTGTCCACCGTCCAATCCATCGGCTGGTCGCCCGCGTGCGACGCCCTCCGCATCCTCGACCAGCGCGAGCTGCCGCACGCGTGCGTCGAGCGCGACCTGCGCACCGTCGACGAGGTGTGCGACGCGATCCGCACGCTCGCCGTGCGCGGTGCGCCCGCCATCGGTGCCGCGGGCGCGATGGGGCTGGCCGCGGCGATGACGCCGCGCGCGGACGAGGCGCGCGACGCGTGGACCGCGCGCCTGCGCGATTCGGCGGCGCGCATCCGCGCCGCGCGGCCCACGGCGGTCAATCTGCCCTGGGCCGTCGACCGCGTGCTGGCGGCCGTCGCGGCGGCGGACACCGACGGCGCAGCCAGTGCGGCGACGCTCGCGGCCGCGCTGCGCGACGCGGCCGACGCGATCCTCGTCGAGGACCGCGCGATGTGTCGCGCCATCGGCGAGCATGGCGTCGCGCTCCTCCGCGACGGCGCGCGCGTGCTGACGCACTGCAACGCCGGCGCGCTCGCGACGTGCGGCATCGGCACCGCGCTCGCGCCGGTGTACGTCGCGCACGAGCGCGGGCAGCGCGTCGCCGTCTGGGCCGACGAGACGCGGCCGCTCCTCCAGGGCAGCCGGCTGACCGCGTGGGAGCTGGCGCAGGCCGGCGTGCCCGTGACCGTGATCGCCGACGGGATGGCCGCGGCGCTGCTGCGTACCGGCACCATCGACGCGGTGCTCGTGGGCGCGGACCGCATCGCCGCCAACGGCGACGCCGCGAACAAGATCGGCACCTATGCGCTGGCGCTCGCGGCGCGCGCGCACGGCGTGCCGTTCTACGTGCTCGCGCCCTCGTCGACCGTCGACGTCGCGACGCCCGACGGCGCGCGCATCCCGATCGAGGAGCGCGATCCGGACGAGGTGCGCGCGCCGATGGGCCGCGCCGCCGCGCCAGCGGGCGTCGCCGTCTGGAACCCCGCGTTCGACGTCACGCCGGCGCACCTCATAACGGGCATCGTCACCGAGTCCGGCGTCGTCCACCCGCCCTACGACTTCTCGACGCTCGGCGCTCCGCGCTCGGCGCTCACTCCGTCGGGCGAACGGGCCGAGCGCCGAGCACCGAGCGCCGAGCGACACGGAGCACAGTCGTGA
- a CDS encoding uracil-DNA glycosylase, whose translation MPSLPILSAQLPAALDAHRDALSACRRCTATLPLGARPVLSHAVAPRVMLVGQAPGPSEAGGGRPFIGRSGRTLFRWIASAGLPEEEARRALYIAAVTRCYPGPHPGGRGDRVPSPAERAACAPWLAGELAIVRPALVVPIGRLAIDRFLGGEALSAVVGEVHDVEVDGIPTRVLPLPHPSGASGWLNAPAHRALLDRALLHLGDAFRALGLVANAPMQAPAGVAA comes from the coding sequence ATGCCGTCCCTGCCGATCCTCTCCGCCCAGCTCCCCGCCGCGCTCGACGCGCACCGCGACGCCCTGTCCGCCTGCCGGCGCTGCACCGCCACGCTTCCGCTCGGTGCCCGCCCCGTGCTCTCGCACGCCGTCGCGCCGCGCGTGATGCTGGTCGGGCAGGCGCCGGGGCCGAGCGAGGCCGGCGGCGGGCGCCCGTTCATCGGACGCTCGGGGCGGACGCTCTTCCGGTGGATCGCCTCGGCCGGACTGCCGGAAGAGGAGGCGCGCCGCGCGCTCTACATCGCCGCCGTCACGCGCTGCTATCCCGGACCGCACCCCGGCGGCCGCGGCGACCGCGTGCCGTCGCCGGCCGAGCGAGCGGCGTGTGCCCCGTGGCTGGCGGGCGAGCTGGCCATCGTGCGGCCGGCGCTGGTGGTGCCCATCGGCCGGCTGGCGATCGACCGGTTCCTCGGCGGCGAGGCGCTGTCGGCGGTCGTGGGCGAGGTCCACGACGTGGAGGTCGACGGCATCCCGACGCGGGTGCTGCCGCTGCCGCACCCATCGGGCGCCAGCGGCTGGCTGAACGCCCCCGCCCACCGTGCGCTGCTCGACCGCGCCCTGCTGCACCTGGGCGACGCGTTCCGCGCGCTCGGCCTCGTCGCGAACGCGCCGATGCAGGCGCCGGCCGGCGTGGCGGCCTGA
- a CDS encoding heme lyase CcmF/NrfE family subunit, which produces MGDSISSGLILVGELSLWVAMLMAAWSATVSFAGARDARADLVHSGERALYATFGFVVLASIGLWTALFTHDFSIKFVASYTSANLPKIYTFTAFWAGQAGSLLFWTLILAGYAAAAVASGRGERTRAFLPYVTGTLSVVTLFFLATMCFGANPYERLDWTPADGRGMNPQLQNPGMAIHPPMLYLGYVATVVPFAYAIAALVTRKLDAEWLVPVRRWSLISWFFLTIGITLGMWWAYVELGWGGYWAWDPVENASLLPWLTGTAFLHSIMIQEKRGMLRKWNVVLVATTFLLSIFGTFITRSGIIQSVHSFAQSPVGNWFAGFLALSVAVTAYLIATRLKDLSSKAELESMVSREAAFLYNNLVLVGISFSVLWGTLFPILSEWVKGEKITVGPPFFNTVNVPLGLLLLALTGIGPLIAWRRASVQNLRRQFTVPVAVGLATGAALVALGMRDFYAVVCYTLAGFVFGTIGQEFWKGTRARMAMHGEHAAAALTRLIARNRRRYGGYVVHFGMVTMFAAFAGMAFKKEFDVTLTSGQSYAATDPWGHRWTFTSQGVSSYKALNRYVTAVGLDATRDGMRVGIITSEKRQHVDSRDQPTFEPSTEVGILEGGKQDVYVVLAGVTGTDKAEVRIAFNPLVWWVWFGGIVMGVGGLIVMWPQAERRTARRESGYVAVLQPAAAGAPPEPVGAR; this is translated from the coding sequence GTGGGTGACTCGATCTCCTCGGGGCTGATCCTCGTCGGTGAGCTGTCGCTCTGGGTGGCCATGCTGATGGCCGCCTGGAGCGCCACCGTGTCGTTCGCCGGCGCCCGCGACGCGCGCGCGGACCTCGTGCACTCGGGCGAGCGCGCGCTGTACGCGACGTTCGGCTTCGTCGTGCTGGCGTCCATCGGGCTGTGGACCGCGCTGTTCACGCACGACTTCTCGATCAAGTTCGTCGCCAGCTACACGAGCGCGAACCTGCCGAAGATCTACACGTTCACCGCCTTCTGGGCGGGGCAGGCGGGCTCGCTGCTGTTCTGGACGCTGATCCTCGCCGGCTACGCGGCGGCCGCGGTGGCCAGCGGGCGCGGCGAGCGCACGCGCGCCTTCCTGCCGTACGTCACCGGGACGCTGAGCGTCGTCACGCTCTTCTTCCTGGCGACGATGTGCTTCGGCGCCAATCCGTACGAGCGCCTCGACTGGACGCCGGCCGACGGGCGCGGGATGAACCCGCAGCTGCAGAACCCGGGCATGGCGATCCATCCGCCGATGCTCTACCTCGGCTACGTCGCCACCGTCGTGCCGTTCGCCTACGCGATCGCCGCGCTGGTGACGCGCAAGCTGGACGCCGAGTGGCTGGTGCCGGTGCGCCGCTGGTCGCTCATCTCCTGGTTCTTCCTCACCATCGGCATCACGCTCGGCATGTGGTGGGCGTACGTCGAGCTGGGCTGGGGCGGCTACTGGGCGTGGGATCCGGTCGAGAACGCGTCGCTGCTCCCGTGGCTCACGGGCACGGCGTTCCTGCACTCGATCATGATCCAGGAGAAGCGGGGGATGCTCCGCAAGTGGAACGTCGTGCTGGTGGCGACGACCTTCCTCCTGTCGATCTTCGGCACGTTCATCACGCGCTCGGGCATCATCCAGAGCGTGCACTCGTTCGCGCAGTCGCCGGTCGGCAACTGGTTCGCGGGCTTCCTCGCGCTCAGCGTCGCGGTGACCGCGTACCTGATCGCGACGCGCCTCAAGGACCTCTCGTCGAAGGCCGAGCTGGAGAGCATGGTGAGCCGCGAGGCCGCCTTCCTCTACAACAACCTGGTGCTCGTCGGGATCTCGTTCTCCGTGCTCTGGGGGACGCTCTTCCCGATCCTCAGCGAGTGGGTGAAGGGCGAGAAGATCACGGTCGGCCCGCCCTTCTTCAACACGGTCAACGTCCCGCTCGGGCTCCTGCTGCTGGCGCTGACAGGCATCGGGCCGCTCATCGCGTGGCGCCGCGCGTCCGTGCAGAACCTCCGCCGCCAGTTCACCGTCCCGGTCGCGGTCGGTCTCGCGACGGGCGCCGCGCTCGTGGCGCTCGGGATGCGCGACTTCTACGCGGTGGTCTGCTACACGCTGGCGGGCTTCGTCTTCGGCACCATCGGGCAGGAGTTCTGGAAGGGGACGCGCGCCCGCATGGCGATGCACGGCGAGCACGCGGCCGCCGCGCTGACGCGCCTGATCGCGCGCAACCGCCGGCGCTACGGCGGCTACGTGGTGCACTTCGGCATGGTGACGATGTTCGCCGCCTTCGCCGGGATGGCGTTCAAGAAGGAGTTCGACGTCACGCTCACCAGCGGCCAGTCGTACGCGGCCACGGATCCGTGGGGCCACCGCTGGACCTTCACGAGCCAGGGCGTCTCGTCGTACAAGGCACTGAACCGCTACGTGACCGCGGTCGGCCTCGACGCCACGCGCGACGGGATGCGGGTCGGGATCATCACGTCGGAGAAGCGCCAGCACGTCGACAGCCGCGACCAGCCCACCTTCGAGCCGTCCACCGAGGTCGGCATCCTCGAGGGCGGGAAGCAGGACGTCTACGTCGTGCTCGCGGGCGTCACGGGTACCGACAAGGCCGAGGTCCGCATTGCCTTCAACCCGCTCGTCTGGTGGGTCTGGTTCGGCGGCATCGTCATGGGCGTGGGTGGGCTGATCGTCATGTGGCCGCAGGCCGAGCGTCGCACCGCGCGCCGCGAGAGCGGCTACGTGGCGGTGCTGCAGCCGGCCGCCGCCGGCGCGCCGCCCGAGCCGGTGGGCGCGCGATGA
- a CDS encoding cytochrome c maturation protein CcmE, translating into MKARNKFLIGGALVLGSASYLMASSIEDTGQYFLTPTELQAKVAKDPSFRDQGVKVGARAVPGTIVRDPSGRSLTFVMADLLDSTRTYPVVYRGIAPDTFTDGVEVVVEGRLGPDGTFRATTLLAKCASRYENAPDKDAPGYKEYRQYKGKHPDGVPKTAAPSPQT; encoded by the coding sequence ATGAAAGCGCGCAACAAGTTCCTGATCGGCGGTGCCCTCGTCCTGGGCAGCGCCAGCTATCTGATGGCGAGCTCCATCGAGGACACGGGCCAGTACTTCCTCACGCCGACCGAGCTGCAGGCGAAGGTGGCGAAGGACCCGTCGTTCCGCGACCAGGGCGTGAAGGTCGGCGCCCGCGCGGTGCCGGGCACGATCGTGCGCGACCCCAGCGGGCGCTCGCTGACGTTCGTGATGGCCGACCTGCTCGACTCGACGAGGACGTATCCGGTCGTGTACCGCGGCATCGCGCCCGACACGTTCACGGACGGCGTCGAGGTCGTGGTCGAGGGGCGCCTCGGCCCCGACGGAACGTTCCGCGCGACGACGCTGCTCGCGAAGTGCGCGTCGCGGTACGAGAACGCGCCCGACAAGGACGCGCCCGGCTACAAGGAGTACCGGCAGTACAAGGGCAAGCACCCCGACGGCGTCCCGAAGACCGCCGCTCCCTCGCCACAGACGTGA
- a CDS encoding DNA topoisomerase IB — translation MAHQWILRRGTKRSGFRYVAPGGKPASAAARARAEALAIPPAWTDVHVATSPSAAVQAWGYDAKGRKQYRYHERAAERGQLRKYYRVRQMARDLPAIRDALSRDVGSARRRSATALTKQRVAAGVVRLIGEAFFRVGNERYAQENRTFGIATLRKRHVKRLADRVVFDYVGKESIRQRQTVCDPTLVALVDALLETPGPRLFRYRDESGAWVDLSARDVNEYLHDVLAVPYTAKDFRTWGGTLRLATILADIGPAGTEREAKRNVNLALRLVAAELGNTPTVCRQSYVHPMVVARYLDEGVTIAPFLPRRTASRAGAQSPEERALIGFLDRYFPERRTTKRERRRARREEASDRRELAV, via the coding sequence ATGGCGCACCAATGGATTCTGCGCAGAGGCACGAAGCGGAGCGGCTTCCGCTACGTGGCGCCGGGCGGGAAGCCGGCGTCGGCGGCCGCGCGCGCGCGCGCCGAGGCGCTGGCCATCCCGCCCGCGTGGACCGACGTGCACGTGGCAACGTCGCCATCGGCCGCGGTGCAGGCGTGGGGCTACGACGCGAAGGGGCGCAAGCAGTACCGCTACCACGAGCGGGCGGCCGAGCGTGGCCAGCTGCGGAAGTACTACCGCGTGCGGCAGATGGCGCGCGACCTCCCGGCGATCCGCGATGCGCTGTCGCGCGACGTCGGAAGCGCCCGCCGCCGGAGCGCCACCGCGCTCACCAAGCAGCGCGTCGCGGCGGGCGTCGTGCGGCTCATCGGCGAGGCGTTCTTCCGCGTCGGCAACGAGCGCTACGCGCAGGAGAACCGCACCTTCGGCATCGCCACGCTGCGCAAGCGGCACGTGAAGCGGCTCGCCGACCGCGTGGTGTTCGACTACGTCGGCAAGGAGTCGATCCGCCAGCGCCAGACGGTGTGCGACCCGACGCTGGTGGCGCTCGTCGACGCGTTGCTCGAGACGCCGGGGCCGCGCCTCTTCCGCTATCGGGACGAGTCGGGTGCGTGGGTGGATCTGAGCGCGCGCGACGTGAACGAGTACCTGCACGACGTGCTCGCGGTGCCGTACACGGCGAAGGACTTCCGCACCTGGGGCGGCACGCTGCGGCTGGCGACGATCCTGGCCGACATCGGGCCCGCCGGCACGGAGCGCGAGGCGAAGCGGAACGTGAACCTCGCGCTGCGGCTGGTGGCCGCGGAGCTGGGCAACACGCCGACCGTCTGCCGGCAGTCGTACGTGCATCCGATGGTGGTCGCACGCTACCTGGACGAGGGCGTGACGATCGCGCCCTTCCTGCCGCGGCGCACCGCGAGTCGCGCCGGCGCGCAGTCGCCCGAGGAGCGCGCGCTCATCGGCTTCCTCGATCGCTACTTCCCGGAGCGGCGCACGACGAAGCGCGAGCGACGGCGCGCGCGGCGTGAGGAGGCGAGCGACCGGCGCGAGCTCGCGGTGTGA
- a CDS encoding DUF721 domain-containing protein produces the protein MSQPNSRNPRPSLLGDLLAGVLADAGIEQRVAQASVVPEWPTLVGAQIAAVTEPLSVSVDGTLWVAVQSHAWMTELSLLEPELLRALNTHPERPPVQRIRLTLKRD, from the coding sequence ATGTCGCAGCCGAACTCCCGCAATCCCCGCCCCTCCCTCCTCGGCGACCTCCTGGCCGGCGTGCTCGCCGATGCGGGGATCGAGCAGCGCGTGGCGCAGGCGTCCGTGGTCCCCGAGTGGCCGACGCTGGTGGGGGCGCAGATCGCCGCGGTGACCGAGCCGCTGTCGGTGAGCGTGGACGGGACGCTGTGGGTGGCGGTGCAGAGCCACGCCTGGATGACCGAGCTGTCGCTGCTGGAGCCGGAGCTCCTGCGGGCGCTGAACACGCACCCGGAGCGGCCGCCCGTGCAGCGGATCCGGCTGACGCTCAAGCGCGACTGA
- a CDS encoding zinc ribbon domain-containing protein, giving the protein MMLLAIPDGALALGLGTALALGAAAVVLRPLLGDMVAEPPRPPAPPRADAAQAGAIEALREIEFDRATGKLSDADYAALRATYTREALSEMRARDAAAAVATLPAGAEDAVEAALRDFRARAARCPEHGARPEADARFCSECGRFLGGRCPGCGASCDEPGQRFCGDCGTALAA; this is encoded by the coding sequence ATGATGCTGCTCGCGATTCCCGACGGCGCGCTCGCGCTGGGCCTCGGCACCGCGCTCGCGCTGGGCGCCGCGGCGGTCGTGCTGCGGCCGCTGCTGGGCGACATGGTGGCCGAGCCGCCGCGGCCGCCCGCGCCGCCGCGCGCCGATGCCGCGCAGGCCGGTGCGATCGAGGCGCTCCGCGAGATCGAGTTCGACCGCGCCACCGGCAAGCTCTCCGACGCGGACTACGCCGCGCTGCGCGCCACGTACACACGCGAGGCCCTGTCGGAGATGCGCGCCCGTGACGCCGCCGCCGCGGTGGCGACGCTCCCCGCGGGCGCCGAGGACGCGGTGGAGGCGGCGCTGCGCGACTTCCGCGCGCGCGCGGCCCGCTGCCCCGAGCACGGCGCCCGCCCCGAGGCCGATGCCCGCTTCTGCTCGGAGTGTGGACGCTTCCTGGGCGGGCGCTGCCCGGGATGTGGTGCGTCGTGCGACGAGCCCGGTCAGCGCTTCTGCGGCGACTGCGGGACGGCGCTGGCCGCCTGA